The window CTCCGACAGTTCCAAGCCCGGGTACGTCAGCTGCGGAAAGATCGTAAGGAGGAGCAAGAGGTCGAACAGCTCACCGCCGAGATCGCGAAAGTGCAGAAAGAGATTGACGCACAGAAGGGAATCGATTTTTTCAACGCAGATCAAGGAATCGTTCGCCTCGACGTTGGCGGTGGTGAGGAATCGAAAAAAACGCATCGCACGCTCTCGACCGCCGAAATGCTGGCCGAGCGAAAGCCGCAGGAGTGGCTCTTTGCGAACGTGCTGACCAAGAACGAACCCGCCGTGATCGTCGGTCCGAGTAAGACATTGAAATCGTCGCTGGCGGTCGATCTGTGCGCGGCCTTGGTGAGCGGCGACAAATTCTTGGGGGAGTTCGCGGCCGAAAAGATGTTTCGCGTTGGCTTCGTCGGGGCGAATGACAAGCAGACGCAACTTGCTGACTTGGCGGCTCGCTGGAGCGCTGCCCGCGAGGAGAACCGGTCGCTCGAAAACCTGCAGTGGTA is drawn from Blastopirellula marina and contains these coding sequences:
- a CDS encoding AAA family ATPase, whose translation is MRRARLRQFQARVRQLRKDRKEEQEVEQLTAEIAKVQKEIDAQKGIDFFNADQGIVRLDVGGGEESKKTHRTLSTAEMLAERKPQEWLFANVLTKNEPAVIVGPSKTLKSSLAVDLCAALVSGDKFLGEFAAEKMFRVGFVGANDKQTQLADLAARWSAAREENRSLENLQWYMTGEEPAAPENLESLRKWIEKFELEVVVIDPLRLGSTNKRKQAEAIAALVACISKAGATPILCVQTRKEMKPGKLDASILAGSLDFAQQWLMVNRREAYQCGSGLHKLWFSIGGYAGQGGEWGVDVDEGK